The sequence below is a genomic window from Gossypium hirsutum isolate 1008001.06 chromosome A11, Gossypium_hirsutum_v2.1, whole genome shotgun sequence.
TTCtcaacaattttaattttaatttcaagttttaattTTGCAATTGTGTATTTGATTTTCATGTCTACTACCAGtactctctaatttttttttttgtaattagtaATATTTTCTACTTATATTTATAATCAGGTATGAATAATCAGGGCTGTAAAAGAATGGCATTAGAAGATAAGATTAGTGCATTGCCAGATGATATCCTGTTAACCATTTTATCACTCTTGACATTGAAACAAGCAGTTGCCACCAGCATCCTCTCTCAAAGATGGCGATATTTATGGACATCGCTCCACACGCTCAACTTTAGATATGAAGAAATCTTGCATCGCAATGACGGTGACACAGATAATGAATGGGGCTGTAAAATATATGGAGCTAATTACATGGAAAGATTCAAGCAAGTGGTTAACCAAGTACTTAGATCTCACAAAGCTCTAAAACTGCATGAGTTTGGCATTCATTATCCATTAGATGCAAGCTGTGGTGATCTTATTGATATTTGGGTTGCTTTTGCAATTGCATTTAAGGTTTCCAAGCTTGAATTGAACTTTTCGACCAATCAAGTCCCAATTTGGGTATGTTCATTCAAGAATTACTCCTTCCCGCTTGATCTCTTCGATAAAACGAAGACGATTGAGCCTTATTTGGTACAATTGGATCGTGTTTTCTCCGTTTGTGCACCGCCTTTGAATGTTGATAATGGTTTCGAGTGTCTTAGAGAGCTCTTCTTGAAATCTGTAGATCTTACGGACGAACAGTTTGAAACCATTTTATCAAGCTGCACATTTCTTGAGTGCCTACATGTGCTTTACAGTAGCAGGCTAGTGAATGTGAAGCATGCTGTTCCTCACATGAAGTTGAAATCCTTGGAGATGTATAGATGTTTTCAGTTGAAGAAATTGGAAATATTTGCTCCAAATCTAGTTTCATTCAAGTATTTAGGGCCTAAGATAAACATTAGTGTAAAGGATGCTAAACAGCTTGTTCATGCATGCATGCGTTCCAATTGGGAAACTTGGGAGTTTTCTAGACCAAATCCTTTGAATTTGCCCAATATGCGAAGGGGAGATTTTGTTTTTGGCCAATTTGCTGCATACCTTCCTCAAATAGAGCATTTGGTGATGGATGCTAGTTCTTTTGGGGTAAGTGGAAAAATGTCTAAATTAAGTTCTTTTGGGTCATGCCATGTAAGTATTGGGCAAATAAATTgacaaaattgattgaaaatatatGTTTTGAAACTGATCAAATTACAGAAGAGGGACTTACTCTGTCAAATATGTATAATACAAGGACCTATAGGATTTGACATTTTTATTTTGTCAGGaagtcttcttttttttttccctcttatAACTTTTTTGGTTTTTTACAGGGAAAAAAAGTATTAGACAATGGCCCTTTGCTCTACAATCTAAGGCATCTATCATTGTCAAGTTTGAATTATGCCCATGGTCCCTTCGGGATGTTAGATTGCTATGAAATGCTTGCATCCTTTGTTAAGGTATCACCATTCTTGCATCGCCTAGAGTTACATGTAAGTACTCTTATTTCTTTGAACTTAATCTGTTGGAGCTCATACACGAAATGTATTTGtatcttatatttattttttaaaatctatgcGACAGTTTGAACTATATCCTCTACAAGATCCAAAACTGAGAAGAATCGCTGTATCTCCACACAACTATTTGAAGGAGGTTTTGGTATCTGGTTTTTATGGCAATAAGCTGGTTGTGGACTTGATCATGGTTGTTTTCGACTTTGCCATTGAACTCGAAAAGATTGAGATTTCAACAGCTTATTTAGGTGACCCTTCCAAGTGCACTATCTCGTTAAAACCAGATGATGATTTTCTTGTTAGAAAAAGCATTGAGCGGCTGCATGAAAGAATGCCTGCAAAAGCTCAATTGTACATTCTTGATGgtctttgattattttattttaaccttttacAATGCATATTTGAGGTTCAAAGATAAAGTGAGGAATTTGCATAAAGGAAATGGGTTCATGGTTATGAAGTATAACTTGGTTGTCGATAGAGCTGGAAATACCCAACAAATATACAAATATGATGGCTTTAAATCTTTGCTATTCTAGGAATGTAGAAATTGGATATAGTTCTTTAGTGATTTATTAGttaatggaattttttttatatttgaaatgtatttcacgcttgaaatattttaatattttaattttgagtaaatttgtgtttaatattagtaaatattcatatttatcttttgataatatataatattatagtaAATTGTTgacatgatgatgaatggttagAACATTTTGAAGCTCTTCAACAGCAGGGACAAAAAAGATCAGTATCGGATCATATTTCGATTTTGTTAACTAACAGAGCAGTAGATTGGAGTCGGAAACCTTTTAAGTTTATAAAAGTGTGGCTTAGCAAGAAGGAGTGTCCGAGTTTAATTAGAAAAGAATGGAATGAAATGGACAGCAAGAATGGTAGAATATCGAGAAAATTGAGTAAGTTAAAAGGAGCCCTTAGGAAATGGAATGGTGATGCAAGAAATGAATTGGAAAAAAGAATAAATGAGATTGAAGAGAGGATTAAGATTCTGGATGATGAAAGCGATAATCGAGAGTTAACTGAATTGGAAATGGAGGAGATGAGAAGTTTGAATCTAGAACTTGGGGAAACAATTAAATTTAAGGAATCGGTTTGGAGGCAAAAATTAAGAATGACATGGTTGAAAGACGAAGACTCTAACACGGCATTTTTTCATAAGGCGGTAAAGATTAAAGCGAAGAGGAAAATTGTGCATGGGATGAAAATTGGAAATTCTTGGTACAGTGAACCTAAGGAGCTGAAAGAGAAGATGTTCAATTTTTTTAGAGACCACTTTAGCTGCCCTTCGAAGAAATGGAAAATGGATATGGTATTGAAATTCAATAGGCTAAAAGAAGCAGAAGCTTTGAAACTTGAGGTGCCTTTTTCTTATGGAGGAAATCAAGGAAGCGGTGTGGAGCTGTGATGAGAACAAAGCTCAGAGTCCAGATTTGTTTAATCTATGCTTTTTTAGAAATGTTGGGAGGTTGTACAAAAGGATTTGTTAGAAATGATGGCggaattttataaaattgaagagTTAGAGAGAAGCATTAATTCGTCTTTCATAGCACTCATATCCAAGAATGAAAATCCGAATGACATTTTCGAATTTAGACCAATCTGTTTGGTGAGTTCATTGTACAAAATAGTGGCAAAGGTTATATTGAGAAGATTGTGAATTTATTGGGGCCGTGGTAAGTGATGCACAATGTGCATTTATTCGAGAAAGACAAATATTCGATGGAATAAGAAGGTAGGTGCGGggggatatatgatttttaagctAGATTTCTCCAAAGCTTACGATTGTGTGAGCTGGGATTTTTTGGAACTTGTATTGTTGAAGATGGGTTTTGGAAAGAGGTGGACTGGTTGGATGTTGGATTGTGTGTACGGTCATAAATGAGTTTAGAATCTACAGAGGTCTCAGACCAGGGGACCCATTATCACCATTCTTCTTTATTCTAGTGATGGAAGTACTGCACTTGATGATGGATAAAGCTGAGGAGATGGGGATCATTGAGGGGATAAAAGATGTTATACCTGGTCAATCAGTCACACATTTACAATTCACAGATGatactattttatttttgagGGCGGATTAGGAAGTGGTGAGGAATACTAAGTATATTCTCTGCTGCTTTGAAATTTTCTCTAGGTTAAGTATTGTTGGAGCTGAGAGCAACTAACAAGAAGTTTCAGCCAATTGCTTGAGCAGCAAGTGTCGTGGCTTGAAGCTGAAACAAACAGAAAACTAAAGAGAATAAAGCAAGAAGAATGAAGAGAGTTTTTTTGAATGAAAACTTGATTAAATTCATTCATCAAAAAAAAATGGcttaatgccaatacataaatcaAGCTTCTAGCTTGTCAAGACAGTAGGTTAACCAAAACTATACCTACTACCACTTAGTTTCCTAGTAAATTGGAATGATAGCTTGTGCAAATGAATAAAGCTGGTAAATAGCTCAATCACCATCAAGTTTACATCAAATATCATCTTGTcatagttcaaaatgaactaggttacattacataaacaaaaagattcaaaatggAACTAAACATCCTTGCTTTCTCGTGCAAACTACTGCTTCTGCATGGTGGTCTTCAATGCTGCATGCTAACCAcctttcaacactcctccttggttagcATGTTGCTAACTCCCATCTTCATTCTTAAGCTTTGAAACCTTGAAACATTAAGAGGTTTTGTTAAAATATCAGCTAATTGTTCATCAGAACTGCAATGAACCAGTTTCACTTCATGAGCTTGTTGCATTTCTCGAACTGCATGAAGCTTAATGTTAAAATGTTTTGTCCTCCCATGAAAAACAgggttctttgcaattgcaacagctgATTGATTGTCACACATTATCTCTGTTGCTTCCTCTTGTTCAAGGTTGAGATCGACAAGAATTtttctaagccaaatggcttgattgacTGCTGCAGCAGCTGCTACATATTCTGCTTCTGCGGTAGATTGAGCCACCAGTgcttgcttctttgaactccaacaaAATACTGCTGAGCCAAGATTGAAAAAATAGCCTAAAGTGCTTTTCATATCGTCCACTGAGCCTGCCCAATCACTGTCACTGTAACCAATCAAATTTGAATGCTTGGCCTTGGTATACAACATTCCATAGCTCAGGGTTCCCTTAATGTACCTGAGAATTCTCTTGCCTGCTTTAAAATGACTTTCATTGCAGCAATGCATGAATCTCGAGAGTAAGCTCacagcatacattatgtctggtctagtggcagtaAGATATAACAAACAACCAATCAGACTTCTGTAAGTTGTTTCACACACTGGTTCAAAAAACTCTTGACTCGATAGCTTTCCTCCAACAGCTATTGGTGTGTTGGTAGGCTtgcaattctccattgagaatttTCTGAGAATCTTCATAGCAAAAGTCTTCTGACTTAGCCAAATTCCTTTCTCAGCTTGCGTTACTTCCATGCCTAAGAAGTAGGACATCAACCCAAGATCTGACATCTCAAAATGCTGTTGCATTTTGGCTTTAAAACTGACCAGCATATcttgatctcctcctgtcaccaatAGGTCATCGACATATAATGAGACAATGAGCTGAGTTTCTGCCTTGGTCTTTTTGACATACAGAGTTGGCTCGCTAATACTCCTCTCAAATCCCAAACTGATCAAATAGCTGTCAATCTTGCTATACCAGGCTCTTGgagcctgtttcaagccatacaaggctttgttCAGCTTATATACCATATCCTCTCTACCAGACACTTCAAAACCTTGAGGTTGTTCCACATAAATCTCTTCTTCAAGGGATCCATTTAGAAATGCTGACTTTACATCAAGCTGATGTATCTTCCACTCCCTTTGTGCTGCTAATGCCACTACCAATCTGATGGTGTcaagcctggccactggtgcaaaagTTTCCAGGTAGTCTAATCCATACCTTTGACTAAAGCCTTTGACAACTAACCTTGCCTTTAACTTGTTTAAGCTTCCATCAGCATTCTGCTTGACTCGATAAACCCATTTAACTCCAATGATTTTCCTGTTTGCTGGCCTTTCAACTAGACTCCAAGTTTGATTCTTTTCTATCATACTGATCTCTTCTATCATTGCTTGCTTCCAGCCTTGTTGACTTTCTGCCTCTTCAAAACAACTTGGTTCTACCATGGCCACTTGAGCTCTTTCATAAACATCAGCCAATGATCGAGTTCCTCTGATTGGTTCATCATCCACATCCATTTCAAATGTGTCTTGATTAGTTCCAACTTGATCAGATGCAAGTTCTTCAGTTACAGCCTCTGGTTCATTTTTATCCCAGTTCCAGCATGCCTTCTCATTAAACACAACATCTCTACTCACAAGGATCTTATTTGTAGAAGGTTCCAGCATTCTATATCCCTTTTTAA
It includes:
- the LOC107955455 gene encoding F-box/FBD/LRR-repeat protein At1g13570; protein product: MNNQGCKRMALEDKISALPDDILLTILSLLTLKQAVATSILSQRWRYLWTSLHTLNFRYEEILHRNDGDTDNEWGCKIYGANYMERFKQVVNQVLRSHKALKLHEFGIHYPLDASCGDLIDIWVAFAIAFKVSKLELNFSTNQVPIWVCSFKNYSFPLDLFDKTKTIEPYLVQLDRVFSVCAPPLNVDNGFECLRELFLKSVDLTDEQFETILSSCTFLECLHVLYSSRLVNVKHAVPHMKLKSLEMYRCFQLKKLEIFAPNLVSFKYLGPKINISVKDAKQLVHACMRSNWETWEFSRPNPLNLPNMRRGDFVFGQFAAYLPQIEHLVMDASSFGGKKVLDNGPLLYNLRHLSLSSLNYAHGPFGMLDCYEMLASFVKVSPFLHRLELHFELYPLQDPKLRRIAVSPHNYLKEVLVSGFYGNKLVVDLIMVVFDFAIELEKIEISTAYLGDPSKCTISLKPDDDFLVRKSIERLHERMPAKAQLYILDGL